The following nucleotide sequence is from Verrucomicrobiia bacterium.
TACGAACGCCTCGTGGACACCTTTCTCGCCAGGTACACCTACGGCGAACACTGGGCCCGCCTGTGGCTCGACCTCGCCCGCTACGCGGATTCCGCCGGCTACGCCGACGATCCTCCACGCACGATCTGGGCGTACCGCGACTACGTGATCCGCGCCTTCAACCGGAACCTTCCCTTCGACCAGTTCACCCTCGAACAACTCGCCGGCGATCTCCTCCCCGACCCGACCGAGGACCAGATCGTCGCCACCGCCTTCCATCGCAACACCATGACCAACAGCGAGGGCGGCACCAGCGACGAGGAGTTCCGCAATGTCGCCGTCGTGGACCGCGTCAACACCACCTTCGATGTCTGGATGGGCACCTCGATGGCCTGCGCCCAATGCCACACCCACAAGTACGACCCCATCACTCAGAAGGAGTACTTCGAGGCCTTCGCCTTCTTCAACAACACCGCCGACGCCGATCGCCCCGACGAGGCCCCCGTCCACGAGTTCTTCACCGAACCCCAGCAGCGCCAGCGCGAACGCATCGAACTCGAATTCGCCGAACTTAATCGCAAGTTCCGCTCCCCCGACCCGGAATGGATCGACGCCGCCCGCACCTGGGCCCGCACCTTCCCCATCGACCTCCCCTGGCGCTCCGCCCGTCCCTCCGCCGCCAGCGCCACCTCGACCGCGCCCATGCAGGTTCTCGACGACGACAGCGTCCTGGTCACACCGCCGGACGAACCCGCCAGGGAAGATGCCTACACGGTCGAACTCCCCTTCGACTCGGCCACCCTCGTCACCGGCCTTCGCCTCGAAGCCCTTCCCCACGAGGCGCTCGACCAGCGCGGCCCCGGACTCGCCGGCGACTTCCGCCTCCGCACGGTCCGCGCCCGGCTGCTCCCCGTCCCCAACCAGCCCGGCCCCTCCGCCCGCTTCATCCGCATCGAACTCCCCGGCCGATCCATCCTCCAACTCGCCGAGGTCGAGGTCTTCAGCAAGGGCGACAACCTCGCCCCCCGCGGCACCGCCACCCAAAGCAGCACCTACGGCGACGCCACCGCCGATCGCGCCATCGACGGCGACACGACACCGCAGTTCGACCACGGCTCGGTGGCCCATACCCGCGAGGAAAACCGCCCATGGTGGGAAGTCGATCTCGGCGCCCCCTACCCCGTCGAACGCATCGTCGTCTGGAACCGGGCCGAGGCCGCCGACCGCCTCAAGGACTTCCGCGTGGTCGCCCTCGATGCCGATCGCCGTCCCGTCTGGGCCCAGGGTGGCAACCCCGTGCCCTCCCCCAGCGCCGCCTTCGATCTCACCGGCCCCCGCACCATCGAATTCGCCACCGCCGCCGCCGACCACAACGCACCCCGGCTCGACGAAGCCCTGGTCGTCGCCGACCGGCCCCGACCGGCCCGCCCCAATCCGCGCCGCGCCTCCGCCGGCGAGAAGGGCTGGGGCATCGGTGACGCCACCGGCCAGGCCCACGCCCTCACCCTCGTCCCCGCCGCCCCGATCGAGATCCCGCCCGGCGCCACCCTCATCCTGACCCTCGAACACAAGGCCGATCCGCCGAACCACGCCCTCGGCCGTTTCCGCCTGGGCTTCACCACCGACGCCCGCGTGGCGGAGGTCGCCACCACCCCCGTCCCCATCCTCGCCGCCCTTCGCATCCCGGAAGACCGCCGGAACGACGCCCAGCACGATACCCTCGTCGATTACTTCCTCCGCCATGTCTCCCCGGGCTGGCAGACGGAACGCGACCGCTGGGCCGAACTCGAACGTCAGCGAGAAGGCATCAAACCGCACACGGTCCCCGTCATGCGCGAACTCGAGGGCGACAAACGCCGCCGCACCCACGTCCAGCTCCGGGGCGATTTCATGCTCCTCGACGAAGAGGTCTCCGAAGGCGTCCCCGCCGCCTGGCATCCCCTCCCCGAAGACGCCCCGCGCAACCGCCTCACCCTCGCCCGCTGGCTGGTCAGCGAGGACAACCCCCTCACCGCGCGCGTCCTCGCCAACCGCTACTGGGAACAGATCTTCGGCCACGGCATCGTCCGCTCGAGCGAGGAGTTCGGTTCCCAGGGCGAGCCGCCCACCCATCCCGAACTCCTCGACTGGCTCGCCTGCCAGGTCATGGCCGACGGCTGGGACCTGAAACAACTCCTTCGCCGTCTCGTCACCAGCGCCACCTACCGCCAGTCCTCACGGGTCACCCCCGAAAACCTCGAGAAGGATCCCGACAATGTCCTCCTCTCCCGCGGACCCCGCTTCCGCCTCGCCGCCGAAGCCATCCGCGACCATGCCCTCGCCTCCGCCGGCCTCCTGAGTTCCAAACGCTACGGACCCTCCGTCCGCCCCGTCCGGCCCAACCTCGACCTGCGCGCCGCCTTCGGTGGCAACCTCGACTGGCAACCCAGCCAGGGCGAGGACCGCTACCGCCGCGGCCTCTACACCGAATGGCGCCGCACCAGTCCCTACCCCTCGATGGCCACCTTCGACGCCCCCAGCCGCGAGGTCTGCACCCTGCGACGCGACCGCTCCAACACCCCCCTCCAGGCCCTCGTCACCCTCAACGATCCCGTCTTCATCGAGGCCGCCCAGGGACTCGCCCGCCGTATGGTCCGCGCCGCCGCCTCCCCCTCCGACCGCATCCGCCACGGCTTCCGTCTCGTCCTCGCCCGCCCCCCCTCCGACCGCGAAATCGAGGAACTCTCGGCCCTCCACGCCGACGTCCGGCAAGGCTTCGCCCACGAATTCGACCGCGCCCGCGCCCTCGCCACCGACCCGCTCGGACCCCCCGATTTCGACATCGACCTCCGCGACCTCGCGGCCTGGACCGCCGTCGCCAATGTCCTCCTCAATCTCGACGAAACCCTGATGAAGCGCTGACCCCATGCACCCGCACCTCGAACGTCTTCAGAACCAGACCCGCCGCCAGTTCCTCCGCTGCGCCGGCCAGTTCAGCCTCGGCGCCATCGCCCTCCAGGAACTCCTTCGCGGCCCCGCCGCCCGCGCCGACCTCGGCGCCTCCGCGCCCTCGCTCGAACGTCCCCTCGATCCCCGTCCCCCCCACTTCGCCCCGCGCGCCAAACGGGTCATCTACCTCCACATGTCCGGTGGACCGCCCCACCTCGACCTCTTCGACTACAAACCCGAACTGGTGAAACGCGACGGACAGCCCTGCCCCGACGCCTTCACCGAAGGCAAACGCTTCGCCTTCACCGGCGGCACGCCCAACCTCATGGGCACCCCCCGCTCCTTCGCCCAATACGGCGACGGCGGCATCTGGATGTCCGACGCCATCCCCAATTTCCACCGCGTCGCCAACGAACTCTGCGTGATCCGGTCGATGAACACCGACCAGTTCAATCACACCCCCGCCGAACTCCTCCTCTACACCGGCTCCCCCCGCCAGGGCCGCCCCAGCATGGGCTCCTGGGTCACCTACGGCCTCGGCTCCGAAAACAGCGACCTCCCCGGCTTCGTCGTCCTCATCTCCAGCGGCGTCCAGCCCAGTGGCGGCGCCAACTGCTGGGGCAGCGGCTTCCTCCCCTCCGTCTTCCAGGGCGTCCAGTGCCGCTCCAAAGGCGATCCCGTCCTCTACGTCTCCGATCCCCCCGGCATGGACCGCGCCCTGCGCCGCCGCACCCTCGATTCCCTCAACCGCCTCAACGCCCTCCAGCTCGCCGAAATGGGCGACCCCGAAACCACCACCCGCATCGCCCAGTACGAACTCGCCTTCCGCATGCAGGCCAGCGTCCCCGAGGTCATGGACATCGGCCGCGAATCCGAGGCCACCCTCGAGGCCTACGGCGCCCAACCCGGCGCCGCCAGCTTCGCCAACAATTGTCTCCTCGCCCGACGCCTCGTCGAACAGGGCGTCCGCTTCGTCCAGCTCTTCGACTGGGGCTGGGACTTCCACGGCACCGGCCCCCAGGAGGACATCCGCAACGGGCTCACCGAGAAAATGCGCCTCACCGACCGCCCCGTCGCCGCCCTCATCGAAGACCTCCGCCAGCGCGGACTCCTCGACGACACCCTCGTCGTCTGGGGCGGCGAATTCGGTCGCACCCCCTTCCGCGAAGGCCGCACCGCCGCCAGCCCCAACCTCGGTCGCGACCATTACCCCGACTGCTTCTCCCTCTTCCTCGCCGGTGGCGGCGTGAAGCCCGGCTTCATGTACGGCGAAACCGACGAACTCGGCTTCTCCGTCGTCACCAACAAGGTCCACATCCACGACCTCCAGGCCACCCTCCTCCACCTCCTCGGCTTCGATCACCGCCGCCTCACCTTCCGCTTCCAGGGACGCGACTACCGCCTCACCGACGTCCATGGCGACGTCGTCCACGACATCCTCGCCTGACCGGCCATCCATGAACTGTTGGTCCCGACATGACCCAACCCACCGCCCTGATCACCGGCGCGTCCCGAGGCATCGGCCGCGGCATTGCCCTCAGCCTCGCGGCCCAAGGCTGGAACCTCGTGCTGAACTATGCGCGTGACGAATCCGCCGCCCGCCGAACCGCCGAGGACTGCACTGCAGCGGCCCGCGATGCCGGCCACACCCTCCGGGTCACCACCCAGCAGGCGGACATCGGTGACGCATCCGACCGCGACCGCCTCGTGCGCGCCGCCCGGGACTTCACCCACTCCTGCGACCTGCTTGTCAACAACGCCGGCGTCGCTCCATCGGTGCGCGCGGATCTTCTGGAAGCCGGTGAGGAAAGCTTCGACCGCCTCGTGCGCATCAATCTCAAAGGCCCCTTCTTCCTCACCCAGCAGATCGCCCGTTGGATGATCGAAGCGCCGCCCGCCCGCCCTGCCAGGATCGTCTTCGTGTCCTCCATCAGCGCCTACACCGCCTCGGTCAATCGCGGCGACTACTGCGTCTCGAAGGCCGGCATCGCCATGCTCAACAAACTCTATGCCGTCCGCCTGGCCCCACACGGCATCGGGGTCTTTGAGGTTCGCCCGGGGATCATTGCCACCGACATGACCGGCCCGGTCCGGGAGAAATACGACCGCCTCATCGCTGACGGCCTCACCCCCATCCGCCGCTGGGGCACCCCGGAAGACGTCGGCAAGGCCGTTGCCTCCATCGCATCCAGCCACTTCCCCTTCAGCACCGGTGAGGTCTTCAATGTGGACGGCGGCTTTCACCTGCGCAGCCTCTGACCCACACCCCAACGGGACTCGCCGCCCGGTTCACGGCGCATCCCGGAGTTGTGGGCAAAGCGGCAGCGAATCGGAGGGACGAGCTCCGCGAGTCCTCAACCCAATGCTCCACACCATTGCAGCCTCGTGGAACTCGGCCCTCCGGGGCCACGCTTCGTGAAGTTCGCACCTGTTCCCACGACACCGGATTGCACGGTCCCGGTTCAACCGCCCCTTCAACGCACTTGCCCAGGCGCCGATTTCCGTCAATTTCGCACCTCTCGCAGTTGCTGTTCTCCGCATGGCCGACGCCGTCGCACAGTCGTGGTCCTGGTTGGGCGGGCTCCGGACATTCGCTTTGGGCCGGCGGCCCGTCTGGACCTTCGTCCGGATCGCCCTCCTTCTCCTCGTCACCTTCGTCCTGCTCAAGTACGTCATCCTCATCCGCCGGATCGAAAGCACCAGCATGGCCCCCACCCTCCGCGAGGGCACCATCCACATCATCAACCGGCTCGCCTACTCCCCCTCCCGCACCCCCGACCGGGGCGACATCGTCGGTGTCCGAACCAGTGGCGTCACCATCATGTACGTGAAGCGCATCGTCGGCCTCCCCGGCGAGACGGTTGCCATCCACCGGGGCGTTGTCCTCATCGATGGCCAACCCCTCGACGAACCCTACGTCGTTCGCCGCCGCCGCGACTGGATGCGCCCGCCTCGTCCCCTCGGCCCCGACGAATACTACGTCATCGGCGACAACCGCTTCATGGACATCTGGCAGCACGACTTCGGAGCCATCGAGGCCCGGCGCATCGTCGGAAAGGTCGTCTGGTGAACCGCCGTCTCCTCACCTTTCTCGTCGCCGCCCTCGTTGGCGTTGGAACCGCCCTGTACCTCCGCGCCCAAAACGATCCTCGTACCCGCGAAATCCGCCGCATCCAGAAGCACCTCCTCCAACTCGCCACGGACGTTTCCTTCACCGAACGCGACACCCCCTTCCAACGCCTCGGATACCCCGGTCGCCTGCCCGACTACTTCACCGATCCCGCCCATTTCCAAATCGCCATTGGCCGCTACCTCGCGGATCAACCCCTTTCCCATGCCGAACTGCGCGACGCCACCACCGCCATCCGGGCCCAGTTCCGCGGTCTCTCCGTCCAGTTTCTCGATATCGTCGTGGAACTGGCCGACCCACCGGACCAAGCCACCGCGCACCTCACCTCCAAGATCTACTTCACAGGGGATGCCGATTACTGGATCCAGGAATTCCGCCTGACCCTCGCCCGCGCCGAGGCCTCCTGGCGCATCCAACACCTCGCCACGCTCCGCACCATGGATCGATGAGAGCCATTCATCCTGCGCCCTTTGCTTAGCAGAATCTCACTACGGCCTTTGCCCCACCGATCCATCGATCCATCCGTTTGTTATCCAATTGCTATTCAATAACTTAAGATGAGTGTTGACATTCGTGTCAACTCGCGTAGAACTCTCTTGTCCGGGCGGCGGAACGTTCTTCAGCGGGGTTCCCCACCCCCACCTCCTTGGCGTCTGTCGCTCGGACAAACCCCTTCTCCCACGCTCCCGACCGTTCATCCGGCTTTTAAGCGCCCCTGACCCCAGCCCTCCGAACTCGTGTCCCGCGTTTCCTTCAGGCCCGATTTCTTGGCGCCCATCTGCGCGTTGCGCGTTGTCCGGAAGGGGCAACGGATCGGGGTCGGGGTCGGGGTCGGGGTCGCTGTCGGAATCGGTATCGAATGGAGCCATCGAGCTTACCGCATCCCGGGACATCGTTCCGGTTCAACTCCGACTCCGACGATCCCCTCGACGTTTCCCTCCACCGATCGCCCCACCCACAACTTGGAGATGCGCCCGTTTCCATTCTCCAGCCCGCTCTCGACTTGGCCCTGCCCGTCGGCGACGCTTGGCCGATGGGCATTCGCCCGCAGGATTTTGACCGCATGCAGGCGAGGGCCCGTAGCATCCGCTCCGGCCCGCGTCCAAATCCTGTCATCGCCTCCCCGCCCCCGCCTGCCCCCTGCCCCGGCAAACCCACCGTCATCCTTGGCATCGATCCGTCCCTTCGTGGAACGGGCTGGGGAGTGATCCGTATCGACGGTCGCACTCCAGTGGCCCTGGCCTCCGGCACGCTCCGCTGCCCAGCCTCCCTCGCCAGGTCCCGCTGCCTCGTCCGCATCGCCGATGGGCTGCGGGAAGCGATACGCCTCCATGCCCCGACCACCTGTGCCATCGAGGCCCTTTTCTTCGCCCAGAACCTGCAGACAGCCCTCCTCATGGGGGAAGCCAGGGGCGCTTGCCTGCTGGCGGCCGCCGAGGCCGGCCTGGACATCCACGAACTCGCTCCCCGCAAGGTCAAACTAGCCATCGTCGGATTCGGCGGCGCTCAGAAAACCGCCGTCGCCCGGATGGTCCAGCGCCTCCTCCATCTCCCGGACATCCCCGACCCCGACGCGGCCGATGCCCTTGCCGTCGCCCTCGCGCATTCCCGCGAACTCTCCCGCTTCACCCGGTCCCTCAGCCGGTCCCGCCTCTGATGCACATGGACCCGCGAACGGCCATCGCCTGGTTTCTCCTTCTCGTCCTGGTCCTCCTCCTGGTCCTGCTGCTGGTCGTCACCGCCTTCGGCGTGGTGCGGCATCTGCGCCGGCTTCGCCAGGACCGGCCGTCGCGGCATCGGCGCCGGACGGATCCCGACGACGAGGACGAAGCGGACTCGCCCGACGGAAGGCGTCCCCTTCCGCGGTCGCGGTCCGGCGACGACGATTGATCCCATTCTTCCCGGCATGATCGATTTCCTTCGCGGCACGCTTCACCATGCCCTGCCCACTCAGGTCTCCGTCGAGGTCGGAGGGGTCGGTTATGAAGTCCTCATACCGGTCTCCTCGTTCGATGCTCTCCCGCCACCAGGTCATGAGGTCCGCCTTCTAACCCACCTCATGGTGCGGGAGGATGCCCATACCCTCTATGGCTTCGCCACCGCACCCGAGCGCGAACTCTTCCGCCTGCTGATCGGAACCGTCTCCGGCATCGGCCCGCGGCTCGCGCTCAACATCCTCAGCGGCATGGCCCCAACCCACTTCCGTGCCGCCGTGGCCCAGCGCGATGTCCGGGCCTTGTCCCAGATCTCCGGCGTCGGAAAGAAGACTGCGGAACGAATCGTCCTCGAACTCAAGGACAAGGTCGGCCAGGTCGCCATCCCTGGCGCCGAGGCTGTCATCCATCCCGAAACCGCGCCCGACCGTCTCGCCCACGACGCGGTCCTGGCCTTGGTGGCCCTCGGATTCAAGCAGGCGGAAGCGATCGAAACCGTCCGGGCAACCCAGGCGCTCCTTGGCCCCCAGGCAAACCTCGAGGAGGTCGTCCGCCGGAGCCTCAAGAAAGGAGCGGCCTGAAGGTGCCTTCCTCCATCGTCTCCAAGCCGTTTGTCCCCTACGCCCCCAGTCCCGCCCAGCGTCTGCTCGCCCGGGCCGTGCGGCGCCTGCTCCTGGTCAATGGCGCCACCCTGCGCTTCCGCCACCACGATCCGCACAACACCCTGCCGCTCCTTCGGACACGCCCGGTGATCTTCGCCACCTGGCACAATCGGGTCACCCTCTCCCTCCTCCTCTATCGACAACTGGTCGATGTCCGGATTCCGGGACGTCGCCTCGCCGCCCTGGTCTCCGCGTCACGCGATGGGGCCCTGCTTTCCGCACTGCTCGACGCGTTCGGCGTGCAACCTGTCCGTGGTTCCACAAGCCGCCGCGGCCCCCAGGCTCTCATCGAACTGGCCTCCTCCGCCCGGCAGGGATTCGATCTCGCCATCACCCCGGATGGTCCGCGGGGCCCTCTGTACCAGGTCCAGCCTGGGGCTGTGGCCATCGCCCGCGTCACCGGCCTTCCCCTGGTTCCCACGGTCGCCAATACCCGATGGAAATGGTCCCTTCGAAGCTGGGATCGGTTCCAACTGCCCCTGCCCTTCGGAATCCACGACCTCCACATCGGAGCACCCCTCTTCGTTCCTCCCGATGATGATCTGCCCCTCGATCACTGGCAGAAGGAACTCCGCCGCCGCCTGATCGAGATCACCCGCGATTGAGCCCCTTCCCCTTCGGGCAATCGTCAGCCCGTTGTCCCCCCGGATGCGGATTCTTCCGTCGCGGCCAAGGGCTGCACGGAAGGTGCCGCCAGCGTCCCCAGCGGATTGCGCTCGAATCCCTCCGCGGCCAGGGCCTCCCGCCATAAGGCGATCCATCCCCGCACGGCATGGATGTCCAGCCGCCGATGCCGTGCCCCATACCGCGCCAGGTTCCCGTCGGCGAGCCGGAACAACGCCTCGGCCGGCCGCAACCGGCCCTTCTGCAAGTGCACAAACGCCCCGGCGAGCTGGATCAACCCCTTGTAAAACCCATCGTCCGCCCCGCCCCGTTCCCGCAGCCACAACGCCTCCAGCACGTCGTGCGCCTCGTAGTACTCGCCCCGGTTGAAGCAGGCGAACCACCCCGCGTAATGCGGGTCCAACCCGTCCGCCCCCTCCACCCTTAAATGCCCGATCCGGTCCGCCTTCGACACGACACCCCCTACATCCGTTCCACCAGTCGCTCCATGACGTCCTCCCGCTCGATCATCGAGCGGATCAGCCGGAACTGCTTCCGGCAACGGTCGAGGTTGTGCTGCTCCCGGTGAATCCGGAAATACGCATCCCCCTCGAGATAATCCGTCAGGAACCGGATCCCGATGGTGAAGGTGATCAGCCTGCCGGAAAGCACCAGCAACCGTCGCTCCCCGGCTGTCAGGAATTCCCCCGCCGCCTCCAGATAGCCGCGCAGCAGCGCTTCAAACATCGGCATCTCGAGCTCGACCCGGTCCAGGTACATCTCGTCCTCCGCCGTCCGGCTTGTGGTCGTGCGCACCATGTCCCCGAAATCGTACAGCACCAACCCCGGCATCACCGTGTCCAGATCCACCACGCACATCGCCTCCCCGGTTGCCTCGTCCAGCAGCACGTTGTTGAACTTGGTGTCGTTGTGCGTCACCCGCACCGGCACCCTGCCCTGCGCCTCGGCCTCCACCAAGGCCGGCACCATGGCCTCCAGCGACCGCGCAAACTCGATCTCCGCCCTCGCCGTGTGCGCCCGGTTGAACTCGTCCCGCTCCACCGCCGCCAGCAGCCGCTCATACCGCTTCGGCGTGTGGTGGAAATCCGGGATCGTCGTGACCAACTGGTCCGCCGGCAGATCCGCCAGCAGACTCTGGAACCGCCCGAACGCCAGCCCCGCCTGGTACGCCTGCCTCGGCTCCTCCACGGCGTCGTGGCTCCGCACCCCCTCCACCAGGATGAACGTCCTCCAGAACACCCCGTCGCCGTCGATGTGGTGAAATCCCCCGTCCCGCGCCGGCACCGCCTGCAGCACCCGACGCGGAATCTGGTCCAGACCCCGGTCCGCCAGCCGCCGCCGCACATGCTCCGTCACCCGCACCACGTTCCGCATCAGCCCCGACGGGTCCCGGAACACATGCGTGTTCACCGTCTGGTGAACCACCCGGAACGGCGTCCCGAAGTGCCTGTACGTGGCCGCGAAGGTCTCATTGATGTGCCCGATCTTGATCCGGTATCCCTCGTGGTAATCCCCGGGGATCTGGAACTGCCTTCCCACCGCGCTCAGCCGCGCGTGCTCTTCCGGCGTCATGTCTCGTTCAATGGGTTGAACCCCGCGGCGCCCTTACATCCCCATGATCTGGTACCCGCAGTCCACGTAGATCACCTGCCCGGTGATCGCCGCCGCGCCGTCGCTGGCCAGGAACACCCCGGTCGCCCCCAGCTCGTCCGGCAGCACGTTCCGCCGCAGCGGCGCATGCGCCTCGTAGTGCTTCACCATGTCGGTGAATCCCGCGATGCCCCGCGCCGCCAGGGTGTTCACCGGGCCCGCGCTGATGCAGTTCACCCGCACCCTCGCCGGACCAAGATCGTACGCGAGATACCGGGTGCTGGCTTCCAGCGCCGCCTTGGCCACCCCCATCACGTTGTAATGCGGCACGACCTTCTCCGCCCCGTAATAGCTCATCGCCACAATGCTTCCCCCCTGCCCCATCAGCGGCGCCGCCGCCCGCGCCAGCGCCACCAGCGAATAGGCGCTGATGTCGTGCGCCATCCGGAATGCCTCCCGGCGGGTGTCCACAAACCGCCCCTCCAGCGCCTCCCTCGGCGCGAAGGCCACGCTGTGCAACAGCAGATCCAGCCGCCCCCAACGTTCCTTCACCGCGCCGAACACCGCCTCTATCTGCTCATCCTGCGTCACATCGCACGGCAGGATCATCGTGTCCGCCCCGAACGTCCCGGCCAGCTCCTCCACGTTCTCGCGCAACCGCTCCCCCTGGTAGGTGAAGGCCAGCGTCGCCCCCTCCCGGTGCCATGCCTGCGCGATCGCCCACGCGATCGACCGCTTGTTCGCCACGCCGAATACCAGCCCGATCTTGCCTCTCAACTGTGCCATGTTCGTGTCGGTACGTTGTCCGGCCACCTTCGCCGACCCCCACCCGGCCCCGCAAGCGCCACGATCGCCCTCCCCGAGCCGTCACAAAAACGGCGTGAACAGCCGCGCGACCCCGTCCCACAACCGCACCCCCATCGATCGACCGTCCACCTCCGCCAGGGTCACCTCCCGCGCCCGCGCCCGCTTCTCCTCCACCACCGCCTCCAATCGCCCCGCCAGTGCCGTGTCGTAACTCTCAACATTGAACTCGAAATTCAACCGCAGGCTCCGCGGATCCCAGTTCGCCGACCCGAACATCGCCCATGCCCCGTCCACCACCATCAGCTTGGTGTGATCGAAGGGCGGCGGACTCAGCCAGATCCGGCACCCATGCTCCAGAACCTGCCACCAGTGCGCCCGCGACGCCCCATGCACCACCGGCAGGTTGCTCCGCGACGGCAGCACAATGTCCACCCGAACCCCTCTCATCGCCGCCACATTCAAGGCCGCAATGAGCGCCGCCTCGGGCAGGAAATAGGGCGTCACGATACGCACCGACTCCTTCGCCGCACTCAACGCCGCCAGCAGAACCCAACGCATCTGGTCCAGATCCTCGTCCGGGCCGTCCGCAATCCCCCGCGCCGCCACCGGCCCCCTTTCCGGCAACGCGGGAAACCAGGTCTCGCCGCGCAACGCCTCCCCGGTGGTGAACTGCCAGTCCTCCGCAAACGCCTCCTGCAGGTGCGCCACCACGGGCCCTTCCAGCCGAAAATGAACGTCCCGCACCGGCCGGCGCGGTCGCCGCCCGAGCCAGTGACCCATCCGCAGGTTCATCCCCCCGGTAAACCCCACTCTCCCATCCACCACCACGATCTTCCGGTGATTCCGCAGGTTCATCGACAACACCCGCCGGATCGGAAACAGCCTCAGAAACCTCGCATGGCGCACCCCCTCCCGCCGCAAGGTGCCCAGGATGGGCGGCCACGAGTACCGCACTCCCGTCGCGTCGATCAACACCCGTACCTCCACTCCCCGGCGAACCGCCTCCCCCAATTCCCGTGCCAACTCGAGTCCCACCGCGTCCGCATCGAAGATATAAGTGCAGACGGCAATCGATCGCTGCGCACCCCGGATGGCCTCAAGCAGGAACGGAAAGGCCTCGTCACCGTCAATCAGCGGTTCCACCCGGTTGCCCCGCACCAGCGGTCGGCTGGCCACCCGGTCCACCGTTCGGGCCAGATCCTCGAGGTGTTCCCGCCCGTCCCCCAGAAGTTCCGTCAACTGCTCCGCCCGGCATCGCGCCGTCGGTTCCTCCGCCGCCACCCGTTGCATGTCCGCCCGCAGCGACACCGCCCACCGCCGGATCCGATTGACCCCCAGGATGGAATACAGGAGCGCCCCCACCACCGGTAGCAGCCATACCAAACCGATCCACAGCGTCGCCGCCCTCGGATCCCGCTTGTAGGCCAGTGCATGACCCGACGCCCAAATGGCCAGGATCAACCCGACAGCCAGCACCCCGTACTCCCACGCCAGTGCCGCTTCCGCCCACCACGCCATGACCCGGACCCTAACCGGATTCCTCCGCTGCGCGCACCGAAATGCGTCCGGCGCCTCCCAAATCCGTTCCCCACAACCTCACCACCACTGTCGGGATGAGATCCAAGCGCCCCGGGATGCCCTTCCATTGCTGCTGACATTAACCCCGACCCCGTTCGGGTCGGCCTGGTCAACGATTTCACCTTTCGCCTCTTGCCTCCGCGGCCACCCGCCCCCCTTGACCGCCGACAAGCTCTTCGGCCGCAGCCAGTTGGGCTCGCTCTGAGGCATTGGGGCAACCCAGGGGCAACCGCCAAAATTAAAACGCCTGACTTATTAAACGGCTGTCAACTTCAATGCGCCTGACCGACTATCTATTTGTGTCAACTGCAACCAGACTGCTGACTATTTTGCTGACCTTCTCGACGCTACGGTCACGGTCAACTTCAGTGCGCCTGTCCATTTGTTTGATCTCGCCGGGCAGGCGAACTCGCGGGTCAACTCAAGTCGGCTACTCCCTCCGTCTCCGACGCCTTCTGCCAGAGATCAGCCGACTCAACCAACCGTACGCTGGAACGTCGTGGATCCCAGGGTTGTGGAGAGGGGCGAACTTCGCCAAGCGTGGCATCGGCGGGCCGGGTTCCCCGAGGCCGCAAAGGCGGGGCGCTTTGGGTTGTTGACTCGCGGAGCTCGTCCCTTCCATCCGCTCCCCCTTCACCCACAACCCTGGGAAACACCCGGCTGGAACGCCCGGCGGGAGCCGAGGCTTGCCTACCCTCGGGCTTC
It contains:
- the lepB gene encoding signal peptidase I, encoding MADAVAQSWSWLGGLRTFALGRRPVWTFVRIALLLLVTFVLLKYVILIRRIESTSMAPTLREGTIHIINRLAYSPSRTPDRGDIVGVRTSGVTIMYVKRIVGLPGETVAIHRGVVLIDGQPLDEPYVVRRRRDWMRPPRPLGPDEYYVIGDNRFMDIWQHDFGAIEARRIVGKVVW
- a CDS encoding enoyl-ACP reductase, with the protein product MAQLRGKIGLVFGVANKRSIAWAIAQAWHREGATLAFTYQGERLRENVEELAGTFGADTMILPCDVTQDEQIEAVFGAVKERWGRLDLLLHSVAFAPREALEGRFVDTRREAFRMAHDISAYSLVALARAAAPLMGQGGSIVAMSYYGAEKVVPHYNVMGVAKAALEASTRYLAYDLGPARVRVNCISAGPVNTLAARGIAGFTDMVKHYEAHAPLRRNVLPDELGATGVFLASDGAAAITGQVIYVDCGYQIMGM
- a CDS encoding lysophospholipid acyltransferase family protein, with amino-acid sequence MPSSIVSKPFVPYAPSPAQRLLARAVRRLLLVNGATLRFRHHDPHNTLPLLRTRPVIFATWHNRVTLSLLLYRQLVDVRIPGRRLAALVSASRDGALLSALLDAFGVQPVRGSTSRRGPQALIELASSARQGFDLAITPDGPRGPLYQVQPGAVAIARVTGLPLVPTVANTRWKWSLRSWDRFQLPLPFGIHDLHIGAPLFVPPDDDLPLDHWQKELRRRLIEITRD
- the ruvC gene encoding crossover junction endodeoxyribonuclease RuvC; amino-acid sequence: MQARARSIRSGPRPNPVIASPPPPAPCPGKPTVILGIDPSLRGTGWGVIRIDGRTPVALASGTLRCPASLARSRCLVRIADGLREAIRLHAPTTCAIEALFFAQNLQTALLMGEARGACLLAAAEAGLDIHELAPRKVKLAIVGFGGAQKTAVARMVQRLLHLPDIPDPDAADALAVALAHSRELSRFTRSLSRSRL
- a CDS encoding aminoglycoside phosphotransferase family protein translates to MTPEEHARLSAVGRQFQIPGDYHEGYRIKIGHINETFAATYRHFGTPFRVVHQTVNTHVFRDPSGLMRNVVRVTEHVRRRLADRGLDQIPRRVLQAVPARDGGFHHIDGDGVFWRTFILVEGVRSHDAVEEPRQAYQAGLAFGRFQSLLADLPADQLVTTIPDFHHTPKRYERLLAAVERDEFNRAHTARAEIEFARSLEAMVPALVEAEAQGRVPVRVTHNDTKFNNVLLDEATGEAMCVVDLDTVMPGLVLYDFGDMVRTTTSRTAEDEMYLDRVELEMPMFEALLRGYLEAAGEFLTAGERRLLVLSGRLITFTIGIRFLTDYLEGDAYFRIHREQHNLDRCRKQFRLIRSMIEREDVMERLVERM
- a CDS encoding DUF309 domain-containing protein; this encodes MSKADRIGHLRVEGADGLDPHYAGWFACFNRGEYYEAHDVLEALWLRERGGADDGFYKGLIQLAGAFVHLQKGRLRPAEALFRLADGNLARYGARHRRLDIHAVRGWIALWREALAAEGFERNPLGTLAAPSVQPLAATEESASGGTTG
- the ruvA gene encoding Holliday junction branch migration protein RuvA; the encoded protein is MIDFLRGTLHHALPTQVSVEVGGVGYEVLIPVSSFDALPPPGHEVRLLTHLMVREDAHTLYGFATAPERELFRLLIGTVSGIGPRLALNILSGMAPTHFRAAVAQRDVRALSQISGVGKKTAERIVLELKDKVGQVAIPGAEAVIHPETAPDRLAHDAVLALVALGFKQAEAIETVRATQALLGPQANLEEVVRRSLKKGAA